In Clostridia bacterium, the DNA window CTCGACACCGCGCTGGGCCTCCGCAGTCCCGTCGCGTCGCCGCCACCCAGCAGCAGATCCTCCAGCGCCTGCCAAACGTTCTCCTCGAACATGCGGAGGTCCGCCACGCCGAGCGTGAAGACGCTCTGGTACACCTCGCGCCGCAGCGCGCCAACCCACGGCAGCGGCCGGTTCGCGAGGTTCTGCTCCGGCCCGGCGTCCTCGGCCAGCGTGCCGCGGATCGTCGACATCATCCGCCGCGCCACGACCGCCCGCGGCCCGCCGTCCAAGCGCAGCTCGGCCTGCAGCTCCAAGCGGTCCCGGTCCCACGGGAGGTACGGGTGGCGCTCCCGGCTGGCCGGCTGGAAGCCGAAGAGCAGCGTCGTGACGATGTCCCGCAGCGTGCTCTTGCCGGCCTCGTTGGGGCCGAGGACGACGGTCACGTCCCCGAGCTCCGCTTCCCAGTCCGCGAGACCACCGTACGCGCCGACGCGCAGGCGTTCGATCCTCATGCGGGGCTCATCCGTTCCCGGCCGCGAAGCGCGCGGCCATCTCCTGGTCCAATCCCTGCAAAAGCTCTCGAAGGTACGCGCGGCGACGCTCCAGCGCCTCCTGCGGCGGCAGGGCGGCGAGCACCTCGGCCGGCAGGCCCGCCAGCTGCGCAGGCGCCAGCTGGTCGAGGATCTCGTCATCCGCCGCAGCCGCCCGCCACAGCGCGAGGGCCTCTGCGAGCGGGCTCGGGCCGCGCCGCTCCAACGCCTCGACGTCGACCGGCCGCACGAGGCCCTCCGGACGCAGTTCGACGGCGCGCACGCCGAGCGCGCGGGCGAGGTCGTCCTCCAGGCGGGCGGCGCTGTCGGGATCGGCGAGGTCGCGCGCCAAGTCGGGCGCCAGCGGGCACGGCCCCGCCGGCACCACGCGCACGATGCAGTCGGGCCCGAGGGCACCCGCGTCCGCGTCCGGCGTGTGGAGGCGCCGGACCAGCTCGGCCTTGAACGCCTCAAGGTGGTCGACCGCCTCGAGGCCGTCGACGCGCCATGTCTCCCAGCGCAGCGGCCCGAGCCGGACGAAGCGGACCCGCGCCGCGGCCGCTTCGCCTTCCCCGTCGATCTCGACGAGCAGCGCGCCCTTCTCGCCCGTCTCCTTCGGGTTGCGCCCCTGCGGGTTGCCGGGGTACCACACGGCCGGCCGCGCGGCGACCTGCTGCCGCTTGTGGATGTGGCCGAGCGCCCAGTACGCGTACCCCTTGCCGGCGAAGTCCGCGACGGCGCAGGGCGCATAGCGGTCGTGGTCCGCGGCCTCGGCGGCCTGAACCCAGGCGTGGACCAGCGCCACGTGCGGGACGGACGCATCGTCCCCGGCGACATGCGGCAGCGCCGCGACGAGGTTCGTCGCCTCTCGTGCCGTCTCGTGGCCGATGCCGGTCACGCGTCCGATCAGCCGCCCTTCGGCGTCCGCGACGTCGACGGTGACGGGGCGCCGCCCCGCGATGAGGTGGAAGCCGCGCGGCCACGGCACGCGCCGCACCCGGGAGCCGGGGCCGCCGGGATCGTGGTTGCCCGTGACGTGGATCACGGCCATGCGCGCCTCGGACAGGCGCGCGAGTTCCTCACCCAGGAAGCGCTCCGTGTCCAGGGAGAGGTTGTCGCCGTCGAACAGGTCCCCGGCGATGAGGACGGCGTGAACGCGCTCCGCCAGCGCCAAGTCCACGGCGCGCGTGATGGCTTCGCGCCCGGCCGCGCGCAACTCCCGCCGAAGCTCCGGCGCGCGTGCGGCGAAGGGCGCGTCGAGGTGGACATCAGCCAGGTGAAGGAAGCGGAAGGTCATGGTTCTGCGATTTCGCGGCCGGCGCAGCCGGCACCTGCCCCCGTCGTGCTTCCGTCAAACGCCCTTAATCTGAGCAGTAGGTTTTGTAAAAGGCCAGCAAAGCGTCCCTATCGTAGCGCGGCAAATTTGCCTCGCTGCTCAGCCAATGGCCCGCATCCAGATTGTCTTTCACTTCCCGACAGATCTGCGGGGATACGTTGCGCGCGATGTCCCGTCTCATGGAGATAATCAGATTCTTCACCCGATCGTCGGTGCAAGTCGATACATCAGTATCGAGAGGAATGTCCATTCGTACACTGCCCGATTCCGTATCAGCGAAGTAATGAATTGTGCCACGCCATCCTAATGCCATGTCGAAATACCGCCCATCCGCTCCCGGCTCTGCACCAATGTCGGCGCCATGACCCGCACCGTTGACTGGAACAACCAACCCTGCACAGCTTGGCTTTTGAAGCTTGGGGCTTTCCGGAGATCCCAAGTCGCTCGTCTGCTCCGATGAGGCATGATTCGAGCCAACGACTTTCGGCGGCACCGAGCCGCAACTCGACATGAAAAGGGCAAACGCTAGAACCATAACAACCATGGCCATCGACTTCATGACTTCGTCACACTTCCCGTCCTCCGGCCCTTGCGACCCGGATATGGGGATTGAGCCACGCCATGGCGGCGGGGATCAACCCCCAAACGCCTGCGATCACGACCGCGGCGCCCGGGCCCACGGCGTCGCCAAGCCAACCGCTGGCCAGCGCGCCGAGCGGACCCATGATGGAGGCAGCCGCG includes these proteins:
- a CDS encoding DNA repair exonuclease; protein product: MTFRFLHLADVHLDAPFAARAPELRRELRAAGREAITRAVDLALAERVHAVLIAGDLFDGDNLSLDTERFLGEELARLSEARMAVIHVTGNHDPGGPGSRVRRVPWPRGFHLIAGRRPVTVDVADAEGRLIGRVTGIGHETAREATNLVAALPHVAGDDASVPHVALVHAWVQAAEAADHDRYAPCAVADFAGKGYAYWALGHIHKRQQVAARPAVWYPGNPQGRNPKETGEKGALLVEIDGEGEAAAARVRFVRLGPLRWETWRVDGLEAVDHLEAFKAELVRRLHTPDADAGALGPDCIVRVVPAGPCPLAPDLARDLADPDSAARLEDDLARALGVRAVELRPEGLVRPVDVEALERRGPSPLAEALALWRAAAADDEILDQLAPAQLAGLPAEVLAALPPQEALERRRAYLRELLQGLDQEMAARFAAGNG